A region from the Dendropsophus ebraccatus isolate aDenEbr1 chromosome 1, aDenEbr1.pat, whole genome shotgun sequence genome encodes:
- the SUV39H2 gene encoding histone-lysine N-methyltransferase SUV39H2: protein MAATRGAWCVPCLASNETLQELCRKESLICKCLGITRKNLNNYEVEYICDHKIEKGNEYFLVKWKGWPESHNTWEPKQNLKCSVLLKQFYSDLYKYVSELKPGKESLLKNSIKSLDRSVADYVVKKAKQRIALKRWEEELNRKKCHNGMLYVENDVDLEGPPRDFYYINDYKASPGVNTLGEAIVGCECMDCFTGKCCPTEAGVGFAYNEHGQIKIQPGRPIYECNSRCKCDPDCPNRVVQKGPPYSLCIFRTQNGRGWGVKTLQKIKKHSFVMEYVGEVITSEEAERRGQQYDNTGITYLFDLDYESDEFTVDAARYGNVSHFVNHSCDPNLQVFNVFIDNLDVRLPRIALFSTRQIKAGEELTFDYQMKGSGDLSTDSIELSPAKKRVRTACKCGAAICRGYL from the exons ATGGCTGCTACGCGTGGAG CTTGGTGTGTGCCATGTCTTGCCTCCAATGAAACACTTCAAGAATTATGCCGGAAAGAGTCGCTCATCTGCAAATGTCTTGGGATTACTCGGAAGAATCTAAACAATTATGAAGTGGAATATATCTGCGACCACAAAATAGAAAAG GGTAATGAATATTTCCTTGTGAAATGGAAAGGATGGCCAGAGTCACATAATACATGGGAACCTAAACAAAACCTGAAATGTTCAGTGCTTTTGAAGCAGTTTTACAGTGACCTTTACAAGTATGTATCTGAACTTAAGCCTGGTAAAGAAAGTTTGCTTAAAAACAGCATTAAGTCACTTGATCGTTCTGTTGCTGACTATGTAGTCAAAAAGGCTAAACAGCGAATTGCACTCAAAAGATGGGAAGAAGAGCTGAATAGGAAAAAATGCCACAATGGAATGCTGTACGTAGAAAATGATGTGGATCTTGAGGGTCCCCCAAGAGACTTCTATTATATAAATGACTATAAAGCTTCCCCTGGAGTAAACACTTTAGGCGAAGCTATTGTTGGCTGTGAATGTATGGATTGCTTTACCGGTAAATGTTGCCCTACTGAGGCAGGGGTTGGTTTTGCTTACAATGAACATGGACAGATAAAGATCCAACCTGGACGGCCTATTTATGAATGCAACTCAAGATGTAAATGTGATCCGGATTGTCCAAATCGTGTGGTACAGAAAGGGCCTCCTTACTCTTTGTGCATCTTTAGGACACAAAATGGACGTGGCTGGGGGGTTAAAACACTCCAGAAAATCAAGAAGCACAGCTTTGTCATGGAATATGTTGGAGAG GTAATAACAAGTGAAGAGGCTGAGAGAAGAGGACAACAGTATGATAATACAGGAATCACTTACCTCTTTGACCTGGACTATGAATCGGATGAGTTTACTGTTGATGCTGCTCGGTATGGAAACGTCTCACACTTTGTAAACCATAGT TGTGATCCCAATCTTCAGGTATTCAACGTATTTATAGATAATCTGGATGTGCGTCTTCCTCGAATTGCATTATTTTCAACAAGGCAGATAAAAGCTGGAGAGGAGCTTACATTTGATTACCAAATGAAAG GTTCCGGAGACCTCAGCACAGACTCTATAGAGTTAAGTCCAGCTAAGAAGAGAGTTAGGACCGCTTGCAAATGTGGAGCTGCTATCTGTAGAGGATACCTTTAA